The sequence below is a genomic window from Bosea sp. F3-2.
CGAGGACATCCTCAATGGCCGCCGGAACGAATCGGTCGGATCGGCCAAGCACTTCCATATGGCTGGCATGCGCTTCGGCTACGCCAACATGCACTACGTGACCGTGGCCGGCGGCAACGCCTTCTATCTCAAGGGCGAGCGCCCCGAGCGCAGGCGGATCGAGGAGCCGACGATCCAGCTCGCATCGGCGTCCACCTCCGCGCCTCTTGCGACCACCGTCTCGACCGCCTCCACCTCCTTCGCCTCGGCGCCGCTTGCCTTCGCTCCCGAGACGGCGGCACCCAAGCTCGTTACGCTCCAGACGCCAGCGGTCATGCTCGTCAAGAACGCGCCGCTGCCGCCGGGCCGGCCGCTCGATCTCGATCTGCCGAAGGCCTCCGCCCGCGCGTTCGTCACGCCTCCGAAGGCCGACAACCGCCTGGCGCTTCTGCCGGCTTCCGAGATCAGGGGCAGCCTTTCCTCGCGATAGGCGCCCGGGGCCAGCGCAGCCCTGTGCGAACTCCTACCGACGTCCGAATTGCGTCCGTCTAACGTCGTAGGCGACATCGTCGAAGCTCTGGCGTTATCTTCGCCGCAGTGCAACATTGAGATTGCTCTGCAATACGGGGAGACGCCATGACCGCGACGAAGCTTGGCGGCCTGCAGACGGGCCCGCGCGACAAGCCCTGGATCTTCCGCACCTATGCGGGCCATTCGGACGCGGCTGAGTCCAACCGGCTCTACCGGACCAATCTCGCCAAGGGCCAGACGGGCCTGTCCGTCGCCTTCGACCTGCCGACGCAGACCGGCTACGATCCGGACCATGTGCTGGCGCGCGGCGAGGTCGGCAAGGTCGGCGTGCCCGTGAGCCATCTCGGCGACATGCGGGCGCTGTTCGACCAGATCCCGCTGGCGCAGATGAACACCTCGATGACGATCAACGCGACGGCGGCCTGGCTGCTCTCGCTCTACATCGCCGTCGCCGATGAGCAGGGGGCCGACCGCAAGCTGCTGCAAGGCACGACGCAGAACGACCTCGTCAAGGAATACCTCTCGCGCGGCACCTATGTCTTCCCGCCGCGTCCCTCGATGCAGCTCACCACCGACATCGTCGTCTTCACGGCCAGCGAGCTGCCGAAGTGGAACCCGACGAATGTCTGCTCCTACCATCTGCAGGAGGCCGGGGCCTCGCCGGTGCAGGAATTGTCCTTCGCGCTGGCGACGGGCATCGCCCTGCTGGATTCGATTCGCGCCCGGCCTGAGGTCAGCGCGGAAGAATTCCCCGGCACCGTCGGGCGCATCTCCTTCTTCGTGAATGCCGGGATGCGCTTCGTCACCGAACTCTGCAAGATGCGGGCTTTCGTCGAGCTCTGGGACGAGATCACATTAGGTCGGTATGGCGTTACCGATGAGGCGATGCGGCGGTTCCGCTATGGCGTGCAGGTCAATTCGCTGGGGCTGACCGAGCCGCAGCCGGAGAACAACGTCTACCGCATCCTGATCGAGATGCTCGCCGTGACGCTGTCGAAGAAGGCGCGCGCGCGAGCGGTGCAGCTGCCGGCCTGGAACGAGGCGCTCGGCCTGCCCCGCCCCTTCGACCAGCAATGGTCGCTGCGCATGCAGCAGGTGCTGGCCTATGAGACCGACCTGCTCGAGTTCGGCGATATCTTCGACGGCTCGACCGCGATCGATGCCAAGGTCCGCGAGCTCAAGGAAGCGGCGCTGGAGGAACTCGCCAAGATCGACGACATGGGCGGCGCTCTCGCCGCCGTCGAGACCGGCTACATGAAGCAGGCACTGGTCGAGAACGGGGCGCGGCGCATCGAGGCGATCGAGCGCGGCGAGCAGGTCGTCGTCGGCGTCAACAAATTCACCAACAGCGAGCCCTCCCCGCTGTCCGCAGGCGACGGCGCCGTCGTCACCGTGCCCGATTCGGTCGAGACCGAAGCGATCGCCCGCCTCAAGGCCTGGCGCTCGGCGCGCGACGCCAGGGCGGCTGAGGCGGCGCTCGCCGAGCTCGCGGCAAGCGCCCGCGAGGGCCGCAATGTCATGCCGGCCTCGATCGCCTGCGCCAAGGCCGGCGTCACCACCGGCGAATGGGCGCAGACCCTGCGCGAGATCTTCGGCGAGTACCGCGCCCCCACCGGCGTGGACACCACGAAGCTTGGCGACGCCACCGGCCTCGCCACCGCCAAGGCAGCCGTGGAGAAGGCGACCGAGCGCCTCGGCCGTCCGCCGCGCTTCCTCGTCGGCAAGCCCGGCCTCGACGGGCATTCGAACGGCGCCGAGCAGATCGCCGTGCGCGCCCGCGATGCCGGGATGAATGTCAGCTATGGCGGCATCCGTCAGACGCCGGAGGAGATCGTGACCCAGGCCCGGGAGAGCGAAGCCGACATCATCGGGCTCTCGATCCTCTCCGGCTCGCATCTGCCGCTGGTGCGCGACGTCACAGCGCGCCTGCGCGTCGCCGGCATGAACGTCCCGGTCGTGGTCGGCGGCATCATCCCGCCCGACGACGAGAACGCCTTGCGCAACATGGGCGTGGCAGCGGTCTATACGCCGAAGGATTTCGCGCTGGACGGCATCATCGCCGATGTCGCGGGGCTGACGGCGAAGAAGGGGTAGCCGTCATCCCGTGCGCGCTGCGGCGTGTAACGCCGCTGCGCAGATGCGGGACCGCGCGAGGAGAAGGCGCCTCACTCTGCCGACGGTCCCGTGTCTGCGCAGCAGCACTGCGTGCCGCAGCGCGCACGGGATGACCCCGCCCTAAACCATCCCCACGCTCTTCAACTGCTGATAGGCCTTCAGGATCTCCTGAAGCGTGCCTTCGCGCGAGCGGTCGCCGCCATTGGCGTCCGGGTGGAAGCGCTTCACCAGCTCCTTGTAGCGCGCCTTGATCGCGGCGGAGTCGGCGGTGTCGTCGAGGCCGAGCGTATCGAGCGCCTTGCGCGCGACGACGCCGACGCGCGCTTCCGGCTGCGCCGCCTGCTGCTTGGAGCGCGCACCGAACAGGTTGAAGGCGTCGTGCATGTCGGGGCCGGCCTCGCCGTTGCGAAGACGCCCGCGCTGCGACATGCGCGCAGCCTGCGAGTTGACGCCGAGCTTCCAGGTCGGCCGGTGGCCGATCTCCTCCTGCTTCTGGTAGGCGGCGAGCGCGTCGTCGTCCATGCCGGCGAAGTAGTTGTAGGTCGCGTTGTAGGCCTTCACATGCTCCTTGCAGAACAGGAAGAACTGGCCCTCGCGGCCGCGCCCCTTCGGCGCGCGGAATTCACCGGCGCGCGCGCAGCCCGGATGGTCGCAACGCGGCGCATCGCTGTCCACGACCGCTTCCGCCTCGGAAGAGCCGATCCTGATGCTGTCGAAAAGGCGCGAGTTGATGTTCATCGTCGACGGTTTATGAGACGCAGGGCTCGGGCCGGCAAGTGCGATGCAACACACCGCCGAACCGATAGGACAATCATCGCAACGGTGGCACGATCATGACCGCAATCGCTGAAAGAATCACGCGAAAGCTGACCGAAGCCTTTGCGCCACAGGAATTGAAGGTGATCGACGAGTCGCACCAGCATCAGGGCCATGGCGGCTGGCGCGAGGGCGGCGAGACTCACTTCCGCGTCAATATCGTGTCGGAAGCTTTCGCCGGCAAGAGCCGGCTCGAGCGCCACCGCCTCGTCAATGCGGCGCTGGCGCAGGAGCTGGCCGACCGGGTCCACGCGCTGGCGATCGCGGCAAAGGCACCCGGCGAGGCCTGAGCGCGCTCACCACTTCACCGGCTTGGGCGGCGCGAGCGCGTAGATCGCGACCGAGACCAGCAGCAGCGCGGCGAAGGCCCAGTGCAGATTGGCGAAGGTCCTGGCGGCGTCGAGCCCGGCCGCGCGCTGCTCGGCGATGAACCAGCCGGAGGCCGACTGCACCGCCGCGGCGCCGGCGATGAAGAGGAAGTTCACGAAGGTCATGCCGCGCCCGATCAGGTGCTCGGGGAAGAACTGCCGCGCATGCGCCATCAGGATCGCGTAGGTGAAGCCTGCCGCCCCGATCAGCGAGAACAGCGCGACCGCCGTCAGATGCGAGTTCTGCCCGCTCAGCGCCAGCAGCACGAAGCCGAGCGCGGTCAGCAGCGTTCCCCAGGTCACGATCGCCTTGGCCCGCCCGGTGCGGCTTTCCAGCCAGCCATAGATGAAGGCGCCAACGATCATGGCGGCCGCCATCGTCGTTGCCGCATGACCGGCCGCGACGGCGTCGAAGCCATGGACCTGCGTCATGAACGGGCCAATCCACAGGCCGCGCGCCGTGGCAACGATGGCGTAGCCCGTGATGGTCAGTGGCGCGAGCAGCCAGAGCGGCTTGAGCGCCAGAATGCTGGCGAGCCCCTGGAGCAGCCCTTCGTCCGGCGCGGCGGAGGCCGGGCGCGGCGGCGGATCGCGCACGAGCATCACGGCCAGGACGGTCGCGGCCAGGAAGGCGGCGGCCATGGCGGTCATGGCCCCGCGCCAGCCGAAATGCGCCGCAACAATGGCGAGCGGCGCAGCGCCAGCGATGTTGCCGAGCGAGCCCAGCGCAATGAACAGCGAGGTCAAGAGCCCGAAGCGCACGGGCGCCGCCGTGCGGGCGAAGAGGAAGAGCGAGGACATGAAGACCGGCGAGCAGCCGATGCCGATCAACGCCATGGCGATGCCGGCCGATAGCGGGCCGCTCGCCTGCGCAAACAGGAAGGCGCCGGCCGAACCGATCGCCATCGCGACCGCCACCGTCCGGCGCGGCCCGACCCGGTCGAGCGCCCAGCCAACCGGGAACTGCGCCAGCGCGAAGGCGATGAACCAGGCGGCACCGAGCAGGCCAAAGGCAGCCGGGCCGATGCCGAGATCGGCCATCACCGGCCCGGCGATCACGCTCAGGAAGGAGCGGTAGAAGATCGAGAGGATGTAGGCCGGCAGAAGCGCGATAAAGACGGTCACGTCGAAAAATCCGCTTCTGCC
It includes:
- a CDS encoding MFS transporter, whose product is MTVFIALLPAYILSIFYRSFLSVIAGPVMADLGIGPAAFGLLGAAWFIAFALAQFPVGWALDRVGPRRTVAVAMAIGSAGAFLFAQASGPLSAGIAMALIGIGCSPVFMSSLFLFARTAAPVRFGLLTSLFIALGSLGNIAGAAPLAIVAAHFGWRGAMTAMAAAFLAATVLAVMLVRDPPPRPASAAPDEGLLQGLASILALKPLWLLAPLTITGYAIVATARGLWIGPFMTQVHGFDAVAAGHAATTMAAAMIVGAFIYGWLESRTGRAKAIVTWGTLLTALGFVLLALSGQNSHLTAVALFSLIGAAGFTYAILMAHARQFFPEHLIGRGMTFVNFLFIAGAAAVQSASGWFIAEQRAAGLDAARTFANLHWAFAALLLVSVAIYALAPPKPVKW
- a CDS encoding J domain-containing protein produces the protein MNINSRLFDSIRIGSSEAEAVVDSDAPRCDHPGCARAGEFRAPKGRGREGQFFLFCKEHVKAYNATYNYFAGMDDDALAAYQKQEEIGHRPTWKLGVNSQAARMSQRGRLRNGEAGPDMHDAFNLFGARSKQQAAQPEARVGVVARKALDTLGLDDTADSAAIKARYKELVKRFHPDANGGDRSREGTLQEILKAYQQLKSVGMV
- a CDS encoding cell wall hydrolase; protein product: MALLAPALGACSMSPVETAAVSAPTTKEPTAARKRAVALAKADPREKECLVRAMYFESNRSSEAGLLGVGTVVMNRVESARYPETICGVVGAPRQFASGVLTRPMPEKTLPKIEAIAEDILNGRRNESVGSAKHFHMAGMRFGYANMHYVTVAGGNAFYLKGERPERRRIEEPTIQLASASTSAPLATTVSTASTSFASAPLAFAPETAAPKLVTLQTPAVMLVKNAPLPPGRPLDLDLPKASARAFVTPPKADNRLALLPASEIRGSLSSR
- a CDS encoding BolA family protein, coding for MTAIAERITRKLTEAFAPQELKVIDESHQHQGHGGWREGGETHFRVNIVSEAFAGKSRLERHRLVNAALAQELADRVHALAIAAKAPGEA
- a CDS encoding protein meaA: MTATKLGGLQTGPRDKPWIFRTYAGHSDAAESNRLYRTNLAKGQTGLSVAFDLPTQTGYDPDHVLARGEVGKVGVPVSHLGDMRALFDQIPLAQMNTSMTINATAAWLLSLYIAVADEQGADRKLLQGTTQNDLVKEYLSRGTYVFPPRPSMQLTTDIVVFTASELPKWNPTNVCSYHLQEAGASPVQELSFALATGIALLDSIRARPEVSAEEFPGTVGRISFFVNAGMRFVTELCKMRAFVELWDEITLGRYGVTDEAMRRFRYGVQVNSLGLTEPQPENNVYRILIEMLAVTLSKKARARAVQLPAWNEALGLPRPFDQQWSLRMQQVLAYETDLLEFGDIFDGSTAIDAKVRELKEAALEELAKIDDMGGALAAVETGYMKQALVENGARRIEAIERGEQVVVGVNKFTNSEPSPLSAGDGAVVTVPDSVETEAIARLKAWRSARDARAAEAALAELAASAREGRNVMPASIACAKAGVTTGEWAQTLREIFGEYRAPTGVDTTKLGDATGLATAKAAVEKATERLGRPPRFLVGKPGLDGHSNGAEQIAVRARDAGMNVSYGGIRQTPEEIVTQARESEADIIGLSILSGSHLPLVRDVTARLRVAGMNVPVVVGGIIPPDDENALRNMGVAAVYTPKDFALDGIIADVAGLTAKKG